The following are encoded together in the Candidatus Hydrogenedentota bacterium genome:
- a CDS encoding ThuA domain-containing protein, with the protein MLAPAADAEETKRLLLIAGTPSHGPGDHEFNAGVQLLAKCLESVEGLETVVQLNGWPQDESKFDGVDGILMYMDGGKNHPAVQAERLAFLGGLMAKGVGLMCAHFGVEVPKDNGGAEFKQWIGGYYEDQFSCNPMWSPKYLSFPDHPVARGVKPFEIKDEWYMHMRFREDKAGVTELLVATPPDEVRDGPYVYPAGPYPHIQADKGKPESMMWAVERPDGGRGVGFTGGHIHRNWGNDEFRKIVLNALVWVSGLEVPEGGVQSSVSEEDLAKNLDPKK; encoded by the coding sequence ATGCTGGCGCCCGCCGCCGATGCCGAAGAGACGAAGCGACTCCTGCTCATCGCGGGCACCCCCAGCCACGGCCCCGGTGACCACGAATTTAATGCGGGCGTTCAATTGCTCGCGAAATGCCTGGAGTCCGTCGAGGGCTTGGAAACCGTGGTTCAATTGAACGGCTGGCCCCAGGACGAGTCGAAGTTTGACGGCGTCGACGGCATCCTCATGTACATGGACGGTGGAAAGAATCACCCCGCGGTTCAGGCCGAACGGCTGGCCTTTCTGGGTGGACTGATGGCGAAGGGCGTGGGCCTTATGTGCGCCCATTTTGGCGTGGAAGTGCCGAAAGACAACGGAGGAGCCGAGTTCAAGCAATGGATCGGCGGCTACTACGAAGATCAGTTTTCGTGCAACCCCATGTGGAGCCCGAAATATCTCTCCTTTCCGGACCATCCCGTGGCCCGAGGGGTGAAGCCCTTCGAGATCAAGGATGAATGGTACATGCACATGCGGTTCCGCGAGGACAAGGCCGGGGTAACGGAGCTTCTGGTGGCGACCCCGCCGGACGAAGTCCGTGACGGACCCTACGTCTACCCCGCGGGCCCCTATCCTCACATCCAGGCGGATAAAGGCAAGCCCGAGTCCATGATGTGGGCCGTGGAGCGTCCCGATGGCGGTCGCGGCGTCGGTTTTACCGGTGGCCACATCCACCGCAACTGGGGCAACGACGAATTTCGAAAAATCGTGCTGAATGCCCTCGTCTGGGTGTCCGGCCTGGAGGTGCCGGAAGGCGGCGTGCAATCCTCGGTTTCCGAAGAGGACCTCGCGAAAAATCTTGACCCGAAGAAATAG
- a CDS encoding Gfo/Idh/MocA family oxidoreductase, whose protein sequence is MSSKIRWGIMGTGHIANTFATAIASLDDAVVQAVGSRAQESADKFGAAYGIPNRHPSYEALATDPEVDAVYIATLNSLHEDNTILCLESGKAVLCEKPFTINRTQAESVIAVARREKRFLMEAMWTRFMPALHQAMAWIDEGAIGEVRMVQANFGFRYDAAPLFDPELGGGSLLDVGIYPITLAHMAFRKAPTQIRSLPYLGRNGVDEQAAYILGYDGGGLALLGSAIQTKSPYDGYIMGTDGMITLHDSFWNATKVSLECPEKERIIQEFPLHCNGYEYEAMEVHRCLREGKLESEIMPLQTTLDILETMDNIRLQWGLRYPME, encoded by the coding sequence ATGAGCAGCAAGATTCGATGGGGCATTATGGGCACCGGGCACATCGCCAATACCTTCGCCACGGCGATCGCCTCGCTGGACGACGCGGTGGTTCAGGCGGTGGGTTCGCGCGCGCAGGAAAGCGCGGACAAGTTCGGCGCGGCCTACGGCATCCCCAACCGCCACCCCTCCTACGAGGCGCTGGCGACCGATCCCGAAGTGGACGCGGTCTATATCGCCACCCTCAATTCGCTCCACGAGGACAATACCATCCTCTGCCTCGAATCGGGCAAGGCGGTCCTCTGCGAAAAGCCGTTTACCATCAATCGCACCCAGGCCGAATCGGTCATCGCGGTCGCCCGCAGGGAAAAACGCTTCCTCATGGAAGCCATGTGGACGCGCTTCATGCCCGCGCTGCACCAGGCCATGGCCTGGATTGACGAGGGCGCCATTGGCGAGGTGCGGATGGTCCAGGCGAACTTTGGTTTCCGTTACGACGCCGCACCCCTCTTCGATCCGGAACTGGGGGGCGGAAGTCTCCTCGACGTGGGCATCTACCCCATTACCCTCGCCCATATGGCTTTCCGCAAGGCGCCCACGCAGATTCGAAGCCTGCCCTACCTCGGCCGCAACGGCGTGGACGAGCAGGCGGCCTATATTCTTGGTTATGACGGCGGCGGGCTGGCCCTTCTCGGCAGCGCGATCCAGACAAAATCTCCCTATGATGGCTACATCATGGGGACCGACGGCATGATTACGCTTCATGACTCCTTCTGGAACGCGACCAAGGTCAGCCTCGAATGCCCCGAGAAGGAAAGGATCATCCAGGAGTTTCCCCTCCACTGTAATGGTTACGAATACGAGGCGATGGAGGTGCATCGTTGTCTGCGCGAGGGTAAGCTGGAGAGTGAGATCATGCCCCTCCAGACCACGCTGGATATCCTCGAAACCATGGACAACATACGGCTCCAGTGGGGCCTTCGCTACCCGATGGAGTGA
- a CDS encoding Gfo/Idh/MocA family oxidoreductase, translating into MARTYRWGIIGTGNIATKFATCLGVCDRATLQAVASRSQEGADAFGERFNIPVRHGSYEALANDPDVDVVYVSTPHALHMDNCMLCLRAGKAVLCEKPFTLNAAESRAVIEVARESRRFLMEGMWTRFFPVVKRAEAWIAEGAIGEPRMVRADFGFRMDYGDRGRLWDLRLGGGSLLDVGIYPITIASIAFQDAPTDIHGFAHIGEYGVDEQAAFVLAYSGGRLATLSSAVRTKTNWDAYIHGDTGAIKIHSPFWQPSKVTLIPENGEEQTIESPLESLGFEYEIREVMACLDQGLLECPAMPHARTVEVMEVMDKLRRQWGLHYPGELVPLKGLRQPFE; encoded by the coding sequence ATGGCCAGGACGTACCGCTGGGGCATTATCGGAACCGGCAACATTGCCACAAAATTTGCCACCTGCCTCGGGGTTTGCGATAGGGCAACCCTCCAGGCGGTCGCTTCGCGAAGTCAGGAGGGTGCCGATGCGTTCGGTGAACGCTTCAATATCCCTGTGCGCCACGGGAGCTACGAGGCCCTGGCCAACGATCCCGACGTGGATGTCGTCTACGTGTCCACACCCCATGCGCTGCATATGGACAACTGCATGCTGTGCCTCCGGGCGGGCAAAGCCGTGCTTTGCGAGAAGCCCTTCACGTTGAATGCCGCCGAATCCCGCGCCGTGATCGAGGTGGCGCGTGAATCGCGGCGTTTTCTCATGGAGGGCATGTGGACCCGCTTCTTTCCGGTGGTGAAGCGGGCCGAAGCCTGGATCGCGGAAGGGGCCATCGGCGAGCCCCGCATGGTCCGGGCCGATTTCGGCTTTCGCATGGACTATGGTGATCGCGGTCGCCTCTGGGATCTGCGCCTTGGCGGCGGCAGCCTGCTGGATGTGGGGATCTACCCGATCACCATCGCGTCCATCGCTTTTCAAGACGCCCCCACGGATATCCATGGCTTTGCCCACATCGGCGAGTACGGGGTGGACGAGCAGGCGGCCTTTGTGCTCGCCTACAGCGGCGGGCGCCTCGCCACCCTTTCCAGCGCCGTCCGGACCAAGACCAACTGGGACGCCTACATCCACGGCGATACGGGCGCCATCAAGATTCACAGCCCATTCTGGCAGCCCAGCAAAGTCACGCTGATTCCCGAAAACGGCGAGGAGCAGACCATCGAGTCACCGCTGGAAAGCCTCGGATTCGAGTACGAGATACGCGAAGTCATGGCCTGCCTGGATCAGGGCTTGCTCGAGTGCCCCGCCATGCCCCATGCCCGAACCGTTGAAGTCATGGAGGTGATGGACAAGCTTCGCAGACAGTGGGGACTGCACTATCCGGGCGAACTGGTGCCGCTGAAAGGCCTCCGGCAGCCCTTTGAATAA
- a CDS encoding PilZ domain-containing protein, translating into MVTFSEHREYSRSPIHARTEVRLGNGITVEGKAVDVSLRGLMFVSENRLPIGKPVRVVLILDGDAEPRHINVGGQIARLHDQGVAVQFTDIDLDNTEYLREVITFNVPERDRVMAATPAPLKPRKN; encoded by the coding sequence ATGGTCACCTTCTCAGAACACCGTGAGTACTCCCGGAGCCCCATTCACGCCAGGACCGAAGTCCGCTTGGGCAATGGCATCACCGTGGAGGGCAAGGCCGTTGACGTCAGTCTGCGCGGCCTCATGTTCGTATCCGAAAACCGCCTCCCCATTGGGAAGCCCGTGCGGGTCGTCTTGATCCTCGATGGCGATGCCGAACCCCGCCACATCAATGTCGGCGGTCAGATTGCCCGTCTCCACGATCAGGGCGTCGCCGTCCAGTTCACGGATATCGATCTGGACAATACCGAGTATCTCCGCGAGGTTATCACCTTCAATGTGCCGGAACGGGACCGGGTCATGGCCGCGACTCCCGCACCCTTGAAGCCGCGCAAGAACTAG
- a CDS encoding alpha/beta fold hydrolase, giving the protein MASTVALSMTKWSLDLASQLIRADVRLHNHETIRDDMAIIFVVNHFTRLETLLLPYVINKYTGKEVWGLAAAQLFKGRIGQFLRSTGTVSTSDPDRDRIIVHSLLTGEHPWMIFPEGAMIKDKKVIDHTGKFSIYSDGKRRPPHTGAAVLALRAEFYRHKMSCLDARPGGDAALAQAMEHFALPPDADVLSKRTVIIPVNITYFPIRARDNFLLRTARRFAKDLGVRAVEELSVEGTVLSEDTDIDITLGEPIDVHDYLNAPEYAEVMACGLNDMQALETDPGSVFNEAARKLMLHYMQSIYQLTTINYDHIFATIIRHQQAKSFTERAYRNRIFLCVHQIKKLGRHRLHGVLEHTYRDIVFEDPSEKFLDFARLCLQEGLIVREGNVYTKNTALERGQADFHTVRFHELTEVIANEIEPLHDVTRIVKNIAQMPRPQLSRRIREIFLEEDERYFEEDYAEFYDPKDSKSPDIGRPFFLKPLRPKAGIVLAHGYMAAPAEVRALADHFYQQGYAVYGVRLRGHGTSPEDLSRRTWEDWYHSFNRGYAIIKSVTDHIIVGGFSTGGCLALLAAARKGEKIQAAFSICAPLQVNNYSVRLVPSIVTLNALLKKLGQGREAWEYVVNEPENRHINYERNPLKGINELVKVMNATEACLPEITIPTLIIQASKDPIVNPESGRQLFEQIASPFKELVMVERSRHGIVNGEGREDVFSHVQHFLGRAPVHGIMLQEEGRLAELTG; this is encoded by the coding sequence ATGGCCTCTACCGTAGCCCTGTCCATGACCAAATGGTCGCTGGACCTCGCTTCGCAGTTAATTCGGGCGGATGTTCGACTTCACAACCACGAGACCATCCGGGATGACATGGCGATTATCTTCGTCGTGAACCACTTTACCCGGCTGGAGACCCTCCTGCTGCCCTACGTCATCAACAAGTACACGGGCAAGGAAGTGTGGGGCCTCGCCGCCGCCCAGTTGTTCAAGGGCCGCATCGGCCAATTTCTGCGATCCACGGGCACGGTCTCCACGTCCGATCCCGATCGGGACCGTATCATCGTTCACTCCCTGCTGACGGGGGAACACCCCTGGATGATCTTTCCCGAAGGCGCGATGATCAAAGACAAGAAGGTCATCGACCATACGGGGAAGTTCAGCATCTACAGCGATGGCAAACGCCGCCCCCCCCACACCGGGGCCGCCGTGCTCGCCCTGCGCGCCGAGTTCTACCGCCACAAGATGTCCTGTCTCGACGCCCGTCCCGGCGGCGACGCCGCACTTGCCCAGGCGATGGAACATTTCGCCCTGCCCCCGGATGCCGACGTGCTATCGAAGCGAACGGTGATCATTCCCGTCAACATAACCTATTTCCCCATCCGCGCCCGGGACAATTTTCTTCTGCGCACGGCCCGCCGCTTCGCGAAGGACCTTGGCGTGCGGGCGGTGGAGGAGCTCTCCGTGGAGGGTACGGTACTCTCCGAGGATACGGACATCGATATCACCCTGGGCGAGCCCATCGATGTTCATGATTATCTCAATGCGCCCGAGTACGCCGAAGTGATGGCCTGCGGCCTCAACGACATGCAGGCGCTGGAAACCGATCCGGGATCGGTCTTTAACGAGGCCGCGCGGAAATTGATGCTGCACTATATGCAGTCCATCTACCAGCTCACGACCATCAATTACGATCATATCTTCGCCACGATTATCCGCCACCAGCAGGCCAAGTCCTTCACCGAGCGGGCCTATCGCAACCGGATCTTTCTGTGTGTGCACCAGATTAAGAAACTGGGCCGTCACCGCCTGCACGGAGTACTGGAGCATACCTACCGGGATATCGTGTTCGAGGATCCGAGCGAGAAGTTTCTGGATTTCGCCCGGCTGTGCCTCCAGGAGGGGTTGATCGTTCGCGAGGGCAACGTCTACACCAAGAATACCGCGCTGGAACGGGGGCAAGCGGATTTTCACACCGTCCGCTTCCACGAACTCACCGAAGTAATCGCCAATGAAATCGAGCCGCTGCACGACGTCACGCGGATCGTCAAGAACATCGCCCAGATGCCCCGTCCTCAGTTGTCCCGGCGGATTCGCGAGATTTTCCTGGAGGAGGACGAGCGCTACTTCGAGGAGGACTACGCCGAATTCTACGACCCGAAGGACAGCAAAAGCCCCGATATCGGCCGGCCCTTCTTCCTCAAGCCCCTGCGCCCCAAGGCCGGCATCGTGCTGGCCCACGGCTACATGGCGGCGCCGGCGGAAGTCCGCGCCCTGGCGGATCACTTCTACCAGCAGGGTTATGCCGTGTACGGCGTGCGCCTGCGGGGCCACGGCACCTCGCCGGAAGATCTGTCCCGGCGCACCTGGGAGGACTGGTACCACTCTTTCAACCGCGGCTACGCCATCATCAAGAGCGTCACCGACCACATAATCGTCGGCGGCTTTTCCACCGGGGGGTGCCTGGCGCTCCTTGCCGCCGCCCGTAAGGGCGAGAAAATCCAGGCCGCCTTCTCCATCTGTGCGCCCCTTCAGGTCAACAACTATTCCGTGCGGCTGGTGCCGTCCATTGTCACGCTGAACGCACTCCTGAAAAAGCTCGGTCAGGGCCGGGAAGCCTGGGAATACGTGGTGAACGAGCCGGAGAACCGCCACATAAACTACGAGCGCAACCCCCTCAAGGGGATCAACGAACTCGTCAAGGTCATGAACGCCACCGAGGCCTGCCTGCCCGAAATCACCATCCCAACCCTTATCATACAGGCCTCCAAAGATCCCATCGTGAATCCCGAGAGTGGACGGCAGTTATTCGAGCAGATAGCCAGCCCCTTCAAGGAGTTGGTGATGGTGGAGCGCAGCCGCCACGGAATCGTAAATGGGGAGGGGCGGGAAGACGTTTTTTCCCATGTACAGCATTTTCTGGGCCGCGCGCCGGTCCACGGTATCATGCTTCAAGAGGAGGGGCGCCTGGCGGAATTGACCGGCTAA
- a CDS encoding sugar ABC transporter ATP-binding protein: MGEYILEMRGVTKRFPGVTALKGANLSLRPAEVHCLLGENGAGKSTLMKILAGAQPLDEGEILIDGEPVIIESPLHARELGISMIYQEFNLSPYLSVAENIFLGREPRRGRTPIVDWKRMYRDAEAVLERIRVTMDVRRPVHELSIAQQQMVEIAKALSVNARIIVMDEPSATLTDHELEALFALIKSLKQQGIALVYISHRLEEVFEVGNRATIMRDGEHINTSELCDLTRESIIKMMVGRELTEEFPKEIFSRGGERLRVEGLCRMGAFSDVSFSLHTGEIVGLTGLVGAGRTEVARAIFGADAIDAGQISLNGEAVVIGSPRDAIQHGIGLLTEDRKNQGLVLGMSVAENTTLANLKALSGRFLMNRGRERSVTQGYIDELRIKTPGSGQMVQNLSGGNQQKVVLAKWLFTKSRVLIFDEPTRGIDVGAKVEIYKLMNELVRQGVAVLVISSELPEILGMCDRILVMHEGRIAGEVPRASATQERIMELATGSGTASAA; encoded by the coding sequence ATGGGCGAGTACATTCTTGAAATGCGTGGGGTTACCAAACGGTTCCCCGGCGTGACCGCGCTGAAGGGCGCCAACCTTTCTCTGCGTCCCGCGGAGGTCCACTGTCTGCTGGGCGAGAACGGCGCGGGAAAATCGACCCTGATGAAGATTCTGGCGGGCGCACAGCCCCTGGACGAGGGTGAGATCCTGATCGACGGCGAGCCCGTTATCATTGAGTCGCCGCTCCACGCGCGGGAACTCGGCATCAGCATGATTTATCAGGAATTCAATCTCAGCCCCTACTTGAGCGTGGCGGAGAACATCTTTCTCGGGCGGGAGCCCCGCCGGGGCCGCACGCCGATCGTGGACTGGAAGCGGATGTACCGGGATGCGGAGGCGGTGCTGGAGCGGATCCGCGTGACGATGGATGTGCGGCGGCCCGTGCACGAGTTGAGCATTGCGCAACAGCAGATGGTGGAGATCGCCAAGGCCCTCTCGGTCAACGCGAGAATCATCGTGATGGACGAGCCCTCGGCCACGCTGACCGACCACGAGCTGGAGGCCCTGTTTGCCCTCATCAAATCATTGAAGCAGCAGGGCATTGCGCTGGTCTATATCTCCCACCGACTGGAAGAAGTCTTCGAGGTGGGCAATCGGGCCACGATCATGCGGGACGGCGAGCACATCAACACGAGCGAACTGTGCGACCTCACCCGCGAAAGCATCATCAAAATGATGGTGGGCCGCGAGCTCACGGAAGAGTTTCCCAAGGAAATCTTTTCGAGGGGCGGGGAACGGCTGCGGGTGGAAGGTCTCTGCCGCATGGGAGCCTTCTCGGATGTGAGCTTTTCGCTGCACACCGGCGAGATCGTAGGCCTCACGGGGCTGGTGGGCGCCGGCCGCACCGAAGTAGCACGGGCGATTTTTGGCGCCGACGCCATCGACGCGGGGCAGATATCGCTGAACGGGGAGGCCGTGGTGATCGGCAGCCCTCGGGACGCGATCCAGCACGGCATCGGCCTGCTGACGGAGGACCGCAAGAATCAGGGCCTCGTGCTGGGAATGTCCGTGGCCGAGAATACGACGCTGGCCAATCTGAAGGCGCTTTCGGGGCGCTTTCTGATGAACCGAGGCCGGGAGCGAAGCGTCACCCAGGGCTACATCGACGAGCTGCGCATCAAGACCCCGGGCTCGGGGCAGATGGTGCAAAATCTTTCCGGCGGAAACCAGCAGAAGGTCGTTCTGGCCAAATGGCTGTTCACCAAGTCCCGTGTGCTCATATTCGATGAGCCGACCCGCGGCATTGACGTGGGCGCGAAAGTGGAAATCTACAAACTGATGAACGAACTGGTGCGCCAGGGGGTGGCCGTTCTGGTCATCTCCAGCGAGCTGCCGGAGATCCTGGGCATGTGCGACCGCATCCTGGTGATGCATGAAGGCCGAATCGCCGGTGAAGTCCCCAGAGCGTCGGCCACACAGGAGCGCATCATGGAGCTGGCGACGGGCTCGGGAACCGCGAGCGCCGCTTGA
- a CDS encoding alpha/beta hydrolase, which produces MTSTVTVGQEKGKPVEIFYKDWGSGQPVVFSHGWPLNADVWDEQMMFLANHGYRVIAHDRRGHGRSTQTWEGNEMNTYADDLAKLVAALDLKDAIHVGHSTGGGEVARYIGRHGTGRVAKAVLLGAVPPIMLQTEANPGGLPIDVFDGIRAGVLADRSQFYKDLTTPFYGYNRPGAKISQGIRDSFWMWSMQVGVKPAYDCIAAFSATDFTEDLKKFDVPTLIAHGDDDQIVPIGASALLSAKLIPNATLKVYTGASHGLAQTGEVDFNGDLLAFIKA; this is translated from the coding sequence ATGACCAGCACTGTCACCGTAGGCCAGGAAAAAGGCAAACCCGTCGAAATCTTCTACAAGGACTGGGGCAGCGGCCAGCCCGTCGTCTTCTCCCACGGTTGGCCCCTCAACGCCGATGTGTGGGACGAGCAGATGATGTTCCTGGCGAATCATGGCTACCGCGTCATCGCCCACGACCGTCGGGGTCATGGTCGCTCCACCCAGACCTGGGAGGGCAACGAGATGAACACCTACGCGGACGATCTTGCGAAACTTGTGGCGGCCCTCGACCTGAAAGACGCCATCCACGTGGGCCATTCAACGGGCGGCGGCGAAGTGGCGCGCTACATTGGCCGCCATGGCACCGGGCGCGTGGCCAAGGCCGTGTTGCTGGGCGCGGTCCCCCCCATCATGCTCCAGACCGAGGCCAATCCCGGCGGTCTGCCGATTGACGTGTTTGACGGCATCCGCGCGGGCGTGCTGGCGGACCGCTCCCAGTTCTACAAAGACCTCACCACGCCCTTCTACGGCTACAATCGGCCCGGGGCGAAGATCTCGCAGGGCATTCGCGATTCCTTCTGGATGTGGAGTATGCAGGTGGGCGTCAAGCCGGCCTACGACTGCATCGCGGCATTCTCCGCGACCGATTTTACGGAGGATTTGAAGAAGTTTGACGTGCCCACGCTCATCGCCCACGGCGACGACGACCAGATTGTGCCCATTGGGGCTTCCGCATTGCTCTCGGCGAAATTGATCCCGAACGCGACACTGAAGGTGTATACCGGCGCGTCCCACGGCCTGGCTCAGACGGGTGAAGTCGATTTCAACGGCGACCTGCTGGCTTTTATTAAGGCGTGA
- a CDS encoding PD40 domain-containing protein, whose product MRSPSTFVPSCVLVTLAMVAAIAPTPADEATDALKAEVAAKGWIAYGARSDTKTWDLFAMRPDGSNVRKLTDTRLHEEAAPRFSPDGTQLLYRRLAKGTKIDHDKWGFSGELVIANADGTEPRVVGAEGELPWAAWMPDGKQLSCLYRQGIRIVDATTGETVREIPRNGIYQQLFPSPDGKWFCGTGNVKNAAWNVVRMNAETGEVNPVHVFQSCTPNWFADSTRMIYSSRPDKQKALEGYGVTQLWMANADGTGQQLVYGEDGFHIYGGEVSPDGAYVLFTKSVADGGGSEKEGAPMFLMRLADSPAIGGESAELRELHPDARTAPVLALPAGWEPNWTYTEIAQP is encoded by the coding sequence ATGAGATCTCCATCGACATTTGTCCCGAGTTGCGTGCTAGTGACGCTTGCGATGGTCGCAGCTATCGCCCCCACTCCCGCCGACGAGGCCACAGACGCTCTGAAGGCTGAAGTCGCGGCCAAAGGCTGGATTGCCTACGGCGCGCGTTCGGACACGAAGACCTGGGACCTTTTCGCCATGCGTCCCGATGGCTCCAATGTGCGCAAGCTGACCGATACCCGCCTTCACGAGGAGGCGGCGCCACGCTTCTCGCCCGACGGCACCCAACTCCTCTACCGCCGGCTGGCGAAGGGGACGAAGATCGATCACGACAAGTGGGGCTTTTCCGGGGAACTGGTCATCGCAAATGCGGACGGCACCGAGCCCCGCGTGGTCGGCGCCGAGGGCGAGCTGCCGTGGGCCGCGTGGATGCCCGACGGCAAGCAGCTCTCCTGTCTCTATCGCCAGGGCATACGGATTGTTGACGCCACCACCGGCGAGACGGTTCGCGAGATACCGCGCAACGGCATCTACCAGCAGCTCTTCCCCTCCCCCGATGGCAAGTGGTTTTGCGGAACGGGCAATGTGAAGAACGCCGCATGGAACGTGGTGCGCATGAACGCGGAAACGGGCGAGGTTAACCCGGTGCATGTCTTCCAGAGCTGCACCCCGAACTGGTTCGCCGACTCCACCCGCATGATTTATTCCTCGCGCCCGGACAAGCAGAAGGCGCTGGAGGGTTACGGCGTTACCCAGCTCTGGATGGCCAACGCCGACGGAACGGGACAACAGCTCGTCTATGGCGAAGACGGTTTCCACATTTACGGCGGCGAGGTCTCGCCCGATGGTGCCTATGTGCTCTTCACCAAATCCGTGGCCGATGGAGGCGGTTCTGAGAAGGAAGGCGCACCCATGTTTCTCATGCGACTCGCGGATTCGCCCGCCATTGGCGGCGAGAGCGCCGAACTGCGCGAGCTCCACCCCGATGCGAGGACCGCCCCTGTACTTGCCCTGCCCGCCGGCTGGGAACCCAACTGGACCTATACGGAAATAGCCCAACCATGA